CGTACTTATACAAATCAAGAACCGAAATATTTAAACTCACCAGAAACCCCAATATTTCAAAAAAGAAGATTATTGTATAATGTAGATTTAGCGCGAAAAGCAATCAGAAAAAATGATGAAGCTATATTATTAGAAGGATTCATGGATGTAATTAAAGCCGACAAAGCTGGACTTAAGCAAGTTATTGCTAGCATGGGTACCCAATTGTCACAGGACCATATTACATTTTTAAAAAAATTAACTAATAATATTACTTTAATGTTTGATGGCGACTTCGCTGGTAGTGAAGCCACTTTAAAAACAGGAAATAATTTATTGAAACAAGGATTTAATGTTTTTGTGGTTCAATTACCAAAAGATATGGATCCTGATGAGTATATTGGTAAACACGGGGAACAAGCATTTAATCATTATGTAGAACATGAAAAGAAAGCTTTTATTCTATATAAAGTAAATATGCACCAGGACGAAATTGAAAATAACGATTTAGCATACGAAAAATATCTCAAAGAAATTACGAATGATATTTCATATATGTCTTCTACAATTTTGCGTAAAAAAGTAATTCAAGATGTTTCAGAAGTGTTCAAAGTCAATTTAGATAGTCTAAACGATGAAATAGATAGTCAACATTCATATCATCAAATTCAATCCTATCAAGCGCCTTCTGTACCTCAATTTACTAATTTGTCTAAAGAACAAAAAGCTGAACGCGCTTTGCTCAAACACTTCATGAATGATAAGGATACATTTTTAAATTATCATAAGTTAATTGAACTAGAAGACTTTACAAATGAGTTTTTTAAGCGTATATTTAATACTTTACGCGAGTTTTATGCAGAGAATGATTCATTTAGTATTAGTGATGTATTACAGTACATTGATATTTCGGAAATTAAAGAAGCATTTATATCATTAGATAACTTTATGATAAATGAAGAACCGTATGAAAACGAAATCGATGACTACATTAATACCATAACAAAATATAGAACTTCTGAAACACTAGAATCTCTTAATAATAAATTAATAGAGGCTACTCGATTAGGGGATCAAACTTTACAAAAACAATATTTAGAACAAATAGTAAACTTCAATAAAAATAGAATGAATTAATAGTTAAACATCATTGCATATTTGACTATTACGGGATTAACAATGTTTAATATATGTCTTATTTGGAAATGAGTAGTAGTAATAAGCGTACTTAGAAATTATTACTACTAGTTGATATTATATTCGGGAGGCCTTTTCATGTCTGACAATAAAGTTAAAGTAAAAAAACAAACCATCGACCCATCTCTAACTTTAGAAGATGTTAAAAAACAATTGATCGAAAAAGGTAAAAAAGAAGGTCATCTTAGCCATGAAGAAATAGCAGAAAAACTGCAAAATTTTGAAATGGATCCAGACAATATGGATGACTTTTTTGATCAACTAAACGATAACGATATTAGTTTAGTGAATGAAAAAGATAGTTCAGATACTGATGATAAAATTAATCCAAACGATTTAAGTGCGCCTCCAGGTGTTAAAATTAACGACCCAGTGCGTATGTATTTAAAAGAAATTGGACGCGTTAATTTATTAAGTGCACAAGAAGAAATTGAATTGGCTAAAAAAATTGAACAAGGCGATGAAATAGCTAAATCTAGGTTAGCAGAAGCAAACTTACGACTTGTAGTTAGTATTGCTAAAAGATATGTAGGTCGCGGCATGTTATTCTTAGACTTAATCCAAGAAGGTAACATGGGTCTTATTAAAGCAGTAGAAAAATTTGACTTTAGTAAAGGATTCAAATTTTCAACTTATGCTACATGGTGGATCAGACAAGCAATCACTCGTGCGATTGCTGACCAAGCAAGAACAATACGTATACCAGTTCATATGGTTGAGACTATTAATAAGCTTATACGCGTACAAAGACAATTACTACAAGACTTAGGTAGAGATCCAGCACCAGAAGAAATTGGTGAAGAAATGGATTTGCCACCTGAAAAAGTACGTGAAATCTTAAAAATAGCACAAGAACCAGTATCATTAGAAACGCCTATTGGTGAAGAGGACGATAGTCACTTAGGCGATTTTATTGAAGACCAAGAAGCACAAAGTCCTTCAGACCACGCTGCTTATGAATTATTAAAAGAGCAATTAGAAGACGTACTTGATACGCTTACTGACCGAGAAGAAAACGTCTTGAGATTACGGTTTGGGCTTGATGATGGTAGAACGCGTACCCTTGAAGAAGTAGGTAAAGTCTTCGGCGTTACAAGAGAACGTATAAGACAAATCGAGGCTAAAGCATTGAGAAAATTGAGACATCCAAGTAGAAGTAAACGTCTTAAAGACTTTATGGATTAATTATTGGGCTCTTTTGTACAACTACGTGCAAAAGAGCTTTTTTCACATTAATTAGAGGAGTACAGTAATGATCACAATAAATAAACGATTACAAAAGGTTAGTGAATTTATTAAAGGCGAGTACATGGCTGATATTGGATCAGATCACGCTTATCTACCTATATATGCAGTTTCAAATAAACTTATAAGTAAAGCTATAGCAGGTGAAGTCATAAAGGGACCATTTGAGGCTTCTGAGCAAAACGTAAATGTACACCAATTAAATGATGTAATATCAGTTAAACTTGGAGATGGTTTATCAGTTTTGCCAGAGAACAATGACATAGACACTATTACTATTTGCGGTATGGGTGGCCCACTCATTGCTAAAATATTAGCAGAAGGGCGCAACAAATTAACAAATTATCCTAGATTGATTTTGCAAAGTAATATACAATCATATCCGATTAGGCTATGGCTAGAACAATTTGGATACACGATAACTAACGAAGAGATATTAGAAGAAAAAAAGCATATTTACGAAATTATTGTCGCTGATAAACTTAATTATGATATGGTACTAACTGAACAAGAACGCAAATTCGGACCGCAATTAATTCAAAATAAGAATAAATATTTTATAAAAAAATGGACTCGTGAATTGCAAGCATTAAAAACGATTGCACAGCAACTTGATGCTTCTACACACCAGTCTAGATTAAAAGAGGTCGAACAGGAAATCATACTAATAAAAGAGGTGCTTGGACATGAAAATTAATACACTTTTAAACATTATTAATAAACATGTTCCATTAGATACTGCAGAGGAATGGGATAATGTTGGATTATTAATAGGTGATAAAGAAAGTGAAGTTACCGGCATACTAACTACTTTAGATTGTACGAATGACGTAGTAGAAGAAGCCATCGCTCTTAACTACAATACAATTATTAGTCACCATCCATTGATATTCAAAGGCGTGAATAATATAGTCGAGAACGATGGTTATGGTGCTATTATTCGTAAGTTAATTAAAAGCAATATTAATTTAATTGCTTTACATACTAATTTAGATGTCTATAAATATGGTGTGAATAAAATGCTTGCCGATAAAATTGGATTGTCAAATTTATCTTTCTTGAACGAAGAAACACACGCATATTATAAAGTACAATTCTTTGTTCCTGAAGAGCACAAAGAATTGTTAAAAGGCAAACTTAGTGAACACGGATTAGCCACTGAAGGAGATTACGAACACTGCTTTTTCGAAAGTAAAGGCACAGGCAACTTTAAACCTGTGACGGGTGCTAAACCGTTTATCGGCAATATGGATGAAATTGAAGCAATTAAGGAATGTAAAGTCGAATTTATGATTAAAGCTAATCAAAAATCATTAGCGCAACAATTAATCGAACAATATCACCCATACGAAACGCCAGTCTATGACTTTATATCTATGACTAAAGTTGCTGATTATGGTTTAGGCATGATTGGTGAGTTAGATAAACCATTAACAGCTAAAGACTTTGCGGAATCGGTTAAAACAAGTTTGTCTATACCAAGCGTCCGTTTTACTGGTGACATAGAAAGTACAGTTAAACATGTAGCGATAATAGGTGGTTCGGGAATTGGATTTGAATATAAAGCAAATGCAAGCGGTGCCGATATTTTTATTACCGGGGACGTTAAACATCATGACGCCTTAGATGCGAAAACAAATGCAATAAACATATTAGATATTAATCATTACAGTGAATACGTAATGAAAGAGGGTTTGTTGGATCTATTACATGCTTGGTTAAAATGCAAAGACATAACTTTTAACATCAAAGCCTCAACTATTAATACTAATCCTTTCCAATATATATAATATGTTAACAACTAACAAACTTATTCAAATTTAATGACAGTTGTTTTATAATGAATAAGATGAACTATAAGGAGGGCCAAAACGTGGCTAACCATCCATTTGAAAATTTTAATTTAGACACAGAATTAATCACAGCAATAAAAGATTTAAACTTTAACAAACCGACTGAAATCCAAAGTCGAGTGATTCCTAAAATTATTAAAGGAACAAGTATTATCGGACAATCTCAAACAGGTACGGGTAAATCTCATGCTTTCTTATTACCATTGATGCAGCGCATCGATAGTTCTATTAATGAACCTCAAGCAATTATCGTAGCTCCTACACGTGAATTAGCACAACAATTATTCGATGCAGCAAGCCATCTCACTAAATTTAAAGAAAATATATCTGTTAAATTATTTATTGGTGGTACAGATATTGAAAAAGATCGACAACGTGCCAAAAAGCAACCTCATTTAGTTATAGGTACGCCAACTAGAATTAATGATTTAGCTAAAAACGGAGAGTTGCATGCTCATCTAGCATCATATTTAGTTATTGATGAAGCCGACTTAATGATTGATTTAGGTTTAATTGAAGAAGTAGATTTAATTGCGGCACGTTTAGATGAGGAAGCAAGAATTGCAGTATTTAGTGCGACAATTCCAAAATCTTTACATCCATTTTTAAACAAATATTTAGAGCAACCGGAATTTATCGAAATAGAAAAGCCATCACAAAATAAAGAAAACATTGAATTTTACCTAATACCTACAAAAAGTGAAGATAAAGTTGAAAAAACTTTAAAATTAATGAATGTTATACATCCATATTTAGGTATTGTTTTTTGTAATAGTCGTGATAGCGCAAATGATTTGGCTAAACAAATTAATGAAGCTGGCGTTAAAGTTGGTATGATTCATGGTGGCTTAACACCACGTGAAAGAAAGCAACAAATGAAACGTATTAGAAATCTAGAATTTCAATATGTTATCGCTAGTGATTTAGCTTCAAGAGGTATCGACATACCTGGTGTGAGCCATGTAATTAACTTTGATGTGCCGAATGAAATTGACTTCTTCACACATCGTGTTGGTCGTACAGGGCGTGGTCAATATCACGGTGTGGCCATTACATTATACAGTCCAGATGAAGAAGAAAATATTGCGTTAATTGAAGAACGTGGTTATACATTTAACGACGTTGATATTAAAGACGATGAACTTAAAGCTATTAAGGCACACAATAAACGTAAAGTAAGAAAGAAACAAGATAACCAATTAACAAATCAAATTAAAAATAAAGTTAAACGAAACAATAAAAATAAAGTTAAACCTGGCTACAAAAAGAAATTTAAACAAGAGGTCGAAAACTTAAAACGTCAAGAGCGCAAACAATATAGTAAGCGTCAAAATAGACTAGCCCGTAAAAATAAAAAAGGATAGGTGATTGTTATGTTACTAGGCTCTCATGTTTCAATGAGTGGTAAAAAGATGTTAGAAGGTTCAGCAGAAGAAGCACATAAATTTGGTGAATCAACTTTCATGATTTATACCGGTGCCCCTCAAAATACGCGTAGAAAACCTATAGAAGATTTGAATATTACTAAAGGACATGAAGCTATGGAGAACTATGGTCTATCAAATATAGTTGTACATGCACCTTACATTATTAATATAGCTAACACTGAGAAACCACATGTTTTTAACTTAGGCGTTGAATTTTTACAAAATGAAATCGAGCGCACTGAAGCTATTGGGGCAAAAGACATCGTCTTACATCCTGGTTCGCATGTAGGTGCCGGTGCAGAAGTTGGCATTAAAAAAATAATAGAAGGTTTAAATGAAGTGTTAACACAAGATAATGATGTCAGAATCGCTTTAGAAACAATGGCGGGTAAAGGTTCGGAAATTGGACGTAGCTTTGAAGAATTAGCTCAAATCATCGATGGCGTGCACAATAATGAACGCCTGTCAGTTTGTTTTGACACTTGTCATACTAATGACGCTGGTTACAACGTAAAAGAAGATTTTGACGGTGTAATTAATGAATTCGATAAGATAATTGGTATCGATAGAATTAAAGTTTTACATGTTAATGATAGTAAAAATCCAATCGGTGCACACAAAGACCGCCATGAAAATATCGGCTTTGGTCATATTGGTTTTGACGCATTAAATTATGTAATTCATCATGAAACATTTAAAGAAATCCCTAAAATTTTAGAAACACCTTATGTAGGCGAAGATAAAAAAAACAAGAAACCGCCATATAAATATGAAATTGACATGATAAAGAATCAACAATTTGATCCCAATTTAAAAGAAAAGATTTTACAACAGTAATATTAATAAAATTAAGGTAATCGTACTAACTAGTAATAAGATAAATGTTTAATTACTAAGTGTGCGGTTACCTTTTGTAGTTAAGTCGTAAACATTACTATTTACATAATGGTTCTCACATTGTATAGTATTAGTCGAGGTGAAATCATGACTACGCCAGTATTCGAATTAAAAAATTTAAATTATGCTTTCGATAATAAGAAAGTCCTCGATAATATTAATATTAAAATTAGTCGAGGTGAGTTTTTAGCTGTTGTTGGACCAAATGGTGCAGGGAAATCAACATTGCTAAAATTAATTTTAGGTCTTTTGCCTCTGCAAAGTGGCAAAATTTTTGTGGATGGTAAAGATTATAAAGGGAAACAATCAATGTTAAAAATTAGTTATGTATCGCAAAAGGCACTCGCATTTAAATCAGGTTTTCCTGCTAGTGTAAAAGAGGTCGTCCTTAGCGGTCTAACGAAGCGCAAAAAATTAATGCGCTGGTTCAATCGTAATGATGAACAAAAAGTTAATACAGTTTTAAAACGATTAAATATCGAACATTTAAGCAGTGCAAATATTGCTGAATTATCAGGTGGTCAACAACAAAGAATACTTATTGCCAGAGCCTTAATAAGTAATCCTACAGTTTTAATACTCGATGAGCCCACTAATGGTATTGATGCAAAACATGTTAATGATTTTTACAATACTTTAAACCAATTAAAAGAAGAAGGCGTAACAATCATTTTAGTAACACATGATATTGGTGTAGTTGCTGATACTGCGACTGAAGTAGCATGTCTAAATAAACACTTGCATTTCCACGGTTCTACCGAAGAATTTAAATCCTTAGACGAAGTACAAATTTCAAAAATCTATGGACACCCTATTAAATTCGTAGACCATCAACATGATAGGGAGTGTTGTACAAATGATTGATGCGTTATTGAATTTTGATTTTATGAGATATTCATTGTTAAGTGGTTTATTAGTTGGTTTTATTGCTCCACTTATAGGTGCTTTTATAGTAGTTAGAAGGTTATCTCTAATAGCAGATGCATTAAGCCATGTGACACTTGGAGGCATCTCATTTGGTATGTTTTTAATAACAGTATTACCAGTATTAACATTTATAAATCCTATGTGGTGTGGTATTTTATTTGCCATCATTGGTGCTCTATTAATTGAAAAACTTAGAACATCGTATAGTAATTACCAAGAAATTGCGATACCTATTATTATGAGCGCAGGTATAGCATTAAGTGCTATATTTATCTCGTTAGCAGATGGTTTTAATCAAGAAATAGTAGGATTATTATTTGGTTCTATTAGTGCAGTTTCACTAAGTGATTTATTAACAATTGTAGCAATCGTAGCTATTGTCTTACTTTTTGTTTTAGCCTTTTACAAAGAATTATTTATCTTATCTTTTGATGAAGAATATAGTAAAGTCATTGGCATCCCAAAATGGATACAGTTTTTATTTATAGCAATTGTAGCTATGGTAATATCTGCATCTATGCGCGTAGTTGGTATACTTTTAGTTAGTGCGTTAATAACTTTGCCTGTAGCCATTTCTATGAGAGTTACAAAAGGTTTTAAACAACTTATATTATTTAGTATAATTATTGGTGAATTAGCCGTTGTAATCGGGTTAATTTTAGCATTTTATATTAACATATCTCCTGGTGGGGTTATCGTTGTTTTATTAGTGTTGATGTTAGCTTGCACAATGCTGTATCAAAAACTAAACCTTCGACATAAAAAAGGAGTTGAAGCAGATGAAAACTGAAGAAGCTATTCAAATTCTTAAACAAGATGGTCATAAGTATACAGATAAACGTCGTGACATGCTGAATATTTTTGTAGAAGAAGATAAATATATTAATGCAAAGCATGTACAACATCAAATGGATACAAACTATCCAGGCATTTCATTTGATACTATTTATAGGAATCTGCATTTATTCAAAGAATTAAATATTATAGAAGGTACTGAACTAGATGGTGAAATGAAATTCAGAATTGCTTGTACTGATCATCACCATCATCATTTTATATGTGAATGTTGTGGTGATACAAAAGTAATTGAATTTTGTCCTATGGATGCCATCCAAAAAAAACTGCCTAATGTAGAAATAAACACACATAAATTAGAAGTATATGGCATTTGTGAAAAATGTTTATAACTATAATATGGAACTGGTTTTCTATAAATATAGAAGACCAGTTCTTTTTTTAGGATGTAATTATTAACTAATCGTAATAAAATGCCCTTTATTAAAATTGTATATATAGTCCATTGGTCTGAATTACTGTCAAACATACATTTTATAAAGTTAATATGTTTAAAAATCCCCAATTTGAGATATAATATAAGAGTAACAAAGATGACAATTTATTAATTACATGTCTGATTAAAATGATAAGCATTTTAATTGTTGTCATATATAATAATTGTTATGCTTTATTTAACATTAATTAGGAGGATGATTATTTATGGCTTTTGAATTACCAAATTTACCTTATGAGTTTGATGCGTTAGAACCACACATCGATAAAGAAACGATGGAAATTCACCATGATAAACACCATAACACTTATGTAACAAAATTAAACGCAGCAATTGAAGAAACTGACTTAGAATCTAAGTCAATCGAAGAAATTATTGCAAATTTAGACAGCGTTCCTGAAAACATTCAAACAGCTGTTCGTAATAATGGTGGGGGACATATAAACCACTCATTATTCTGGGAATTATTAACTCCTAACTCTGAAGAAAAAGGTACTGTAGTTGATAAGATTAAAGAACAATGGGGTTCTTTAGATGCCTTTAAAGAAGAATTTGCTGACAAAGCTGCAGGACGTTTCGGTTCAGGTTGGGCATGGTTAGTAGTTAATAACGGTAACTTAGAAATCGTCACTACACCTAATCAAGACAATCCATTAACTGAAGGCAAAACACCTATCTTAGGTTTAGATGTTTGGGAACACGCATATTACCTTAAATATCAAAACAAACGTCCAGATTACATTAGTGCATTCTGGAACGTAGTTAACTGGGAAAAAGTTGACGAATTATACAATGCAGCTAAATAATTTTATTTAGTTTATGGCAGCCTTTATAGAGGCTGTCATTTTTTTTATTAAAATTATAGAAAAATAAAGTAATTTAATATATCATTTGAAGAGAGAACTATTGAATAGAGGTAGGTTGATTTGTTAAAACGTTTAAAAGAAAAGTCAAATGATGAAAAGATAAGAAATACTATGAATAAAAGGGTTAGCTTTGTTTTTGGGCTAATTGTTTTTATTTTTGCTATTATTGTACTGCGATTAGGTTATTTGCAAATTGCCCAAGGTTCTCATTATAAACAGCAAATTAAAAATAGTGAAAATATAACTGTTAATGAGTCAGTGCCTAGGGGTAGAATACTTGATAGAAATGGTAAAGTCATTGTAGATAATGCATCAAAGATGGCAATTACATATACACGCGGTAAAAAAACATCACAAGCTGAAGTTTTAACTACTGCGCGCAAGTTATCTCAACTTATTCACATGGATACTGATCAAGTTACTGATAGAGATAAACAGGATTATTGGATTCAAAAGCACCCCAATAAATCTAAATCTATGATGAAGCATGAGCAAAGTCTATTAAATGATGGCAGTATTTCACAAGAACAATATGACAATACTTTACATAAAAAAATAACATCAAAACAATTGAATAGTTTATCAGACAAAGATTTACAAGTCCTTGCTATATATCGTGAGATGATGTCTGGTTCAACATTAAACCCACAAATCATTAAAAATGATAACGTCACGAAAAAAGAATATGCTGCCGTGTCACAAAAGTTAAAGCAATTACCTGGCGTAAACACTAGTACTGATTGGGATAGAAAATATCCTTATGGAGATACTTTGAGAGGCGTATTAGGTGATGTATCGACTTCTAAAGAAGGTATTCCAAAAGAGTTAACAGATAAATATTTATCAAAAGGTTATTCTCGTAATGATCGTGTAGGAAAATCTTATCTAGAATATCAATATGAAGACATTCTCAAAGGTAAAAAAAAGGAAATGAAATATACTACTGATAAGTCAGGAGATATTATAAATTCTAAAGTTGTTAATCCTGGTTCTCGTGGGGATGACTTAGTATTAAGTATTGATATCGATTTACAACGTAAAACTGAGAAATATCTTAAAGAACAAATTAGTAAATTACGTAGTCAAGGCGCTAATAATATGGATAATGCCTTAATGGTCGTGCAAAATCCTAATAATGGTGATATTTTAGCGATGGTAGGTAAACAAATTCATAAAGATGGTAGTATGACCGATTATGATATAGGGACATTTACTTCCCAATATGCTGTTGGGTCATCAGTTAAGGGTGGAACGTTATTAGCTGGTTACCAAAATAATGCTATCAAAGTTGGCGAAAAAATGGTCGATGAACCATTGAAATTTGCTGGCGGATTACAAAAACATTCATACTTTAACCAAAATGGTAAAGTTACGATTGACGATAAACAAGCTTTAATGCATTCATCAAACGTTTATATGTTTAAAACTGCATTAAAAATAGCAGGCCATCCATATTTACCAAATATGAACTTACCATCAGACATTACTGAGGCCGGTCAAAAATTGCGTAAAGGGTTAAATCAAGTTGGTCTTGGCGTTAAGACAGGTATCGATTTACCAAATGAAACTAGTGGTCAGATTGAACCTTTAAATAACAATCCTGGTAATTACCTTGACTTAGCGATTGGACAATATGATACTTATACGCCAATGCAATTGTCACAATATGTATCTACAATTGCTAATAACGGTTATAGAATTCAACCACATATTGGTTTAGAAATTAGAAATGCAACAAATCAAGATACATTAGGACCTGTTAAGCAAAAAATTAAAGGCAATGTATTAAATAAAGTTAATAACACCAATGAACAAATGAATGAAGTTCAAAAAGGTTTCAAGATGGTATTTAACGAAACACCAGGTACTGGTTATGAAAGTTTCCATAATACGGATGTGCCTTCTGCAGGTAAAACTGGTACAGCCGAAGTATTCCAAGATGGAAAACCAAGAGTAAATTCAACTTACATCGGCTATGCACCAATTGAGAATCCAAAATTAGCGTTCTCGATAGTCTATACTAATCAACCGGTGCCAGAACCATGGTTAAACGGCGGAGATGTTGGCAAAAATATAATAAACGACTATTTTAAAAATAAAGATAAATAATGGTGGAAACGGTAAATACTAATCATTTATTATTTGAAGAGCGATATCAAGCAATTTATTTAAAAATAAATACTTTTCAATTTTTCAAGTAAGTGGTATGATAAATAGGTCGTATTTTGAAAAGGTAAGGAGGAATTAGCATGCGCGTAAACGTAACATTAGCTTGCACAGAATGTGGAGAAAGAAACTACATTACAACTAAAAATAAACGTACTAATCCTGAACGAATCGAAATGAAAAAACACTGTGCTCGTGATAACAAACACACAATGCACCGTGAAACAAAATAATTCGTCTAAAAACTAGGTTCTTATGAACCTAGTTTTTTATTTTCAATGAAAAAGTATCAGTTAAATGACATTATAATTAAGAAACGTTATAATATTGTCAGTATAGTAACGAAGAGGGTGAGCATTTGACTAAAGTTAAAATGAGAAAACAGATGCTTAATAAAATGAAATCATTTTCAGGCACTAACAAACAATTAGCTGATGATTCTTTAGCTAGACAATTATATGAAACAACTTTTTATCAAGAAGCACAAAAGGTAGGTATTGTTTTATCAATGCCTCATGAAGTAAATACATACAAAATAATTAAACATATGTTTGAAGATAAAAAACAAGTTTTTGTTCCTGAAACAAACTACGAACTTCATTCTATGATATTTAAAGAAATTACTGATTTAGCCACTATTGAATTAGATAGTAAAGGTATTAATCATGTGATTGCCGATAATCAAACTACAGAGAATTTAGATTTATTAATTGTACCTGGCATTATATTTAATCAGCACGGATATCGAATTGGTTATGGTGGAGGGTATTTCGATAAATACCTAGCTAAC
The genomic region above belongs to Staphylococcus durrellii and contains:
- a CDS encoding deoxyribonuclease IV; translated protein: MLLGSHVSMSGKKMLEGSAEEAHKFGESTFMIYTGAPQNTRRKPIEDLNITKGHEAMENYGLSNIVVHAPYIINIANTEKPHVFNLGVEFLQNEIERTEAIGAKDIVLHPGSHVGAGAEVGIKKIIEGLNEVLTQDNDVRIALETMAGKGSEIGRSFEELAQIIDGVHNNERLSVCFDTCHTNDAGYNVKEDFDGVINEFDKIIGIDRIKVLHVNDSKNPIGAHKDRHENIGFGHIGFDALNYVIHHETFKEIPKILETPYVGEDKKNKKPPYKYEIDMIKNQQFDPNLKEKILQQ
- the dnaG gene encoding DNA primase, translated to MRIEQSVIDDIKNKTDILDLVSEYVKLEKRGRNYIGLCPFHDEKTPSFTVSEDKQICHCFGCKKGGNVFQFIQEIKDISFTEAVQELGARVNITVNAQQENQNQNSSHQMASSDLKMIEMHELMQQYYHYALKKSVEGETALSYLKDRGFTDELIDARKIGYAPNNSHFCHDFLEKKGYDTQLAYEAGLLSRNEENFSYYDRFRDRIMFPLTNSQGRTVGYSGRTYTNQEPKYLNSPETPIFQKRRLLYNVDLARKAIRKNDEAILLEGFMDVIKADKAGLKQVIASMGTQLSQDHITFLKKLTNNITLMFDGDFAGSEATLKTGNNLLKQGFNVFVVQLPKDMDPDEYIGKHGEQAFNHYVEHEKKAFILYKVNMHQDEIENNDLAYEKYLKEITNDISYMSSTILRKKVIQDVSEVFKVNLDSLNDEIDSQHSYHQIQSYQAPSVPQFTNLSKEQKAERALLKHFMNDKDTFLNYHKLIELEDFTNEFFKRIFNTLREFYAENDSFSISDVLQYIDISEIKEAFISLDNFMINEEPYENEIDDYINTITKYRTSETLESLNNKLIEATRLGDQTLQKQYLEQIVNFNKNRMN
- a CDS encoding tRNA (adenine(22)-N(1))-methyltransferase translates to MITINKRLQKVSEFIKGEYMADIGSDHAYLPIYAVSNKLISKAIAGEVIKGPFEASEQNVNVHQLNDVISVKLGDGLSVLPENNDIDTITICGMGGPLIAKILAEGRNKLTNYPRLILQSNIQSYPIRLWLEQFGYTITNEEILEEKKHIYEIIVADKLNYDMVLTEQERKFGPQLIQNKNKYFIKKWTRELQALKTIAQQLDASTHQSRLKEVEQEIILIKEVLGHEN
- a CDS encoding metal ABC transporter ATP-binding protein, whose protein sequence is MTTPVFELKNLNYAFDNKKVLDNINIKISRGEFLAVVGPNGAGKSTLLKLILGLLPLQSGKIFVDGKDYKGKQSMLKISYVSQKALAFKSGFPASVKEVVLSGLTKRKKLMRWFNRNDEQKVNTVLKRLNIEHLSSANIAELSGGQQQRILIARALISNPTVLILDEPTNGIDAKHVNDFYNTLNQLKEEGVTIILVTHDIGVVADTATEVACLNKHLHFHGSTEEFKSLDEVQISKIYGHPIKFVDHQHDRECCTND
- a CDS encoding Nif3-like dinuclear metal center hexameric protein; the protein is MKINTLLNIINKHVPLDTAEEWDNVGLLIGDKESEVTGILTTLDCTNDVVEEAIALNYNTIISHHPLIFKGVNNIVENDGYGAIIRKLIKSNINLIALHTNLDVYKYGVNKMLADKIGLSNLSFLNEETHAYYKVQFFVPEEHKELLKGKLSEHGLATEGDYEHCFFESKGTGNFKPVTGAKPFIGNMDEIEAIKECKVEFMIKANQKSLAQQLIEQYHPYETPVYDFISMTKVADYGLGMIGELDKPLTAKDFAESVKTSLSIPSVRFTGDIESTVKHVAIIGGSGIGFEYKANASGADIFITGDVKHHDALDAKTNAINILDINHYSEYVMKEGLLDLLHAWLKCKDITFNIKASTINTNPFQYI
- a CDS encoding metal ABC transporter permease — encoded protein: MIDALLNFDFMRYSLLSGLLVGFIAPLIGAFIVVRRLSLIADALSHVTLGGISFGMFLITVLPVLTFINPMWCGILFAIIGALLIEKLRTSYSNYQEIAIPIIMSAGIALSAIFISLADGFNQEIVGLLFGSISAVSLSDLLTIVAIVAIVLLFVLAFYKELFILSFDEEYSKVIGIPKWIQFLFIAIVAMVISASMRVVGILLVSALITLPVAISMRVTKGFKQLILFSIIIGELAVVIGLILAFYINISPGGVIVVLLVLMLACTMLYQKLNLRHKKGVEADEN
- a CDS encoding DEAD/DEAH box helicase, with protein sequence MANHPFENFNLDTELITAIKDLNFNKPTEIQSRVIPKIIKGTSIIGQSQTGTGKSHAFLLPLMQRIDSSINEPQAIIVAPTRELAQQLFDAASHLTKFKENISVKLFIGGTDIEKDRQRAKKQPHLVIGTPTRINDLAKNGELHAHLASYLVIDEADLMIDLGLIEEVDLIAARLDEEARIAVFSATIPKSLHPFLNKYLEQPEFIEIEKPSQNKENIEFYLIPTKSEDKVEKTLKLMNVIHPYLGIVFCNSRDSANDLAKQINEAGVKVGMIHGGLTPRERKQQMKRIRNLEFQYVIASDLASRGIDIPGVSHVINFDVPNEIDFFTHRVGRTGRGQYHGVAITLYSPDEEENIALIEERGYTFNDVDIKDDELKAIKAHNKRKVRKKQDNQLTNQIKNKVKRNNKNKVKPGYKKKFKQEVENLKRQERKQYSKRQNRLARKNKKG
- the rpoD gene encoding RNA polymerase sigma factor RpoD, coding for MSDNKVKVKKQTIDPSLTLEDVKKQLIEKGKKEGHLSHEEIAEKLQNFEMDPDNMDDFFDQLNDNDISLVNEKDSSDTDDKINPNDLSAPPGVKINDPVRMYLKEIGRVNLLSAQEEIELAKKIEQGDEIAKSRLAEANLRLVVSIAKRYVGRGMLFLDLIQEGNMGLIKAVEKFDFSKGFKFSTYATWWIRQAITRAIADQARTIRIPVHMVETINKLIRVQRQLLQDLGRDPAPEEIGEEMDLPPEKVREILKIAQEPVSLETPIGEEDDSHLGDFIEDQEAQSPSDHAAYELLKEQLEDVLDTLTDREENVLRLRFGLDDGRTRTLEEVGKVFGVTRERIRQIEAKALRKLRHPSRSKRLKDFMD